The Pseudorasbora parva isolate DD20220531a chromosome 16, ASM2467924v1, whole genome shotgun sequence genome includes a region encoding these proteins:
- the skor1b gene encoding SKI family transcriptional corepressor 1 homolog-B isoform X4, which translates to MLPGGLWRGTFRQDETCRQIVTRFPGMESIPNQLPAGRDSSCSPNSKQDLPSYSGPTLKPNQVSETSLYGIPIVSLVIDGQERLCLAQISNTLLKNYSYNEIHNRRVALGITCVQCTPVQLEILRRAGAMPISSRRCGMITKREAERLCKSFLGAHSPPKLPENFAFDVSHECAWGSRGNFIPARYNSSRAKCIKCSFCNMYFSPNKFIFHSHRTPESKYTQPDAANFNSWRRHLKLSDKNSPDDVAHAWEDVKAMFNGGSRKRTLPIGGSESSSSHSTQRPGGQTQGEPSEVPHKTLRCEDDRGNVTMPSSIRSYPVIPVPSKSFGMLQKIPPPLFPHPYGFPAFGLCQKKDDGVAMGEPNKTNLSGVFWPSAKDSAYPSFPMFWPTTGSLAMPTYHHAQPKPPSDVLCTRHTDLDASEQSDRSTSTPKDSLLDNERCSSTQSTRNEEDKSGDESRSIEGMPTTTRKISYISAFRPVVKDVESIAKLYGSRGPYSGPRSGYMSPDFLSESSSYRSVSPDVDSVDDPDVDVESHKAHEDEECLPLSVDDRRSPHSLAVAPSDGVKGQDQENSQIHTMSDPHTTNLSETRSTDVESHGNKHTTRFEVYARERDEHVHQMSASYFGSTTSYPREPSVKDVHEEEPSSTVEEMEPKTQQDQTNVNEERLKEPTDDEEAMRNDTGSRGASIEKNIENMAKEELQKQLVEQVELRKKLEREFQNLKDSFQDQMKRELSYREEMVQQLQIVREAHDALHHFSCKMLTPRHCTGTCTFKSPLLPP; encoded by the exons ATTTCCAGGAATGGAATCTATCCCAAATCAGCTCCCGGCTGGAAGAGACTCCAGCTGTTCGCCGAACTCCAAACAAGACTTGCCGTCTTACTCTGGCCCAACACTCAAGCCGAACCAAGTCAGTGAGACCTCTTTATACGGAATACCGATTGTTTCACTAGTCATAGACGGTCAAGAAAGACTTTGCCTCGCCCAAATATCCAACACCCTTCTGAAAAACTACAGCTACAACGAAATCCACAACCGGCGCGTGGCCCTGGGCATCACCTGTGTGCAGTGCACTCCGGTCCAGTTGGAGATTCTCAGGCGCGCGGGGGCTATGCCTATTTCCTCGAGACGCTGCGGGATGATTACAAAGCGAGAGGCAGAGAGGCTCTGCAAGTCTTTCCTGGGCGCCCACAGCCCGCCGAAGTTACCGGAAAATTTCGCTTTTGACGTGTCGCACGAATGCGCGTGGGGCAGCCGGGGCAATTTCATCCCTGCCAGATACAACAGCTCGAGAGCGAAGTGCATTAAGTGTTCGTTCTGCAACATGTATTTCTCTCCAAACAAGTTCATATTTCACTCTCATCGCACGCCGGAGTCCAAATACACGCAACCCGACGCAGCAAACTTCAACTCGTGGAGAAGACACTTAAAACTGAGCGATAAAAACTCACCCGATGACGTGGCCCACGCCTGGGAAGATGTCAAAGCCATGTTTAACGGTGGCAGCCGCAAGAGGACGCTGCCAATCGGCGGGTCTGAAAGTTCGTCCTCGCATAGTACGCAACGACCGGGAGGTCAGACCCAGGGGGAACCGTCTGAGGTGCCCCACAAAACTCTCCGATGTGAGGATGACAGGGGCAACGTGACCATGCCGAGCAGCATCCGCAGTTACCCCGTTATCCCGGTGCCCAGTAAGAGTTTTGGGATGTTACAGAAAATTCCACCACCGCTCTTTCCACATCCATACGGTTTCCCGGCTTTTGGATTGTGTCAAAAGAAGGACGACGGTGTGGCGATGGGAGAGCCAAACAAGACAAACCTGTCAGGTGTGTTCTGGCCGAGTGCTAAGGACAGCGCCTATCCCTCCTTTCCGATGTTTTGGCCTACGACGGGCAGCTTGGCCATGCCAACATACCACCATGCCCAACCTAAACCTCCATCTGACGTGTTATGCACCAGACATACTGACCTAGACGCGTCAGAGCAAAGTGACAGAAGCACGAGCACCCCTAAAGATAGTTTACTTGATAACGAACGGTGCTCCAGTACTCAGTCCACCCGGAACGAGGAGGATAAATCTGGGGATGAGAGCAGGTCTATAGAAGGAATGCCAACCACCACCAGAAAAATAAGCTACATATCGGCATTCAGGCCTGTTGTTAAAGatgttgagagcatcgcgaaaCTATACGGCAGTAGGGGTCCGTATTCTGGTCCTCGATCCGGCTACATGTCACCAGATTTCTTGAGTGAAAGTTCTAGTTATAGGTCGGTGTCTCCGGACGTGGACAGCGTGGACGATCCGGATGTGGATGTGGAGTCACATAAGGCGCACGAGGATGAGGAATGTCTGCCGCTGTCTGTGGATGACCGGCGGAGTCCCCACAGTTTGGCCGTAGCGCCGAGTGACGGGGTTAAAGGTCAAGACCAAGAGAATAGCCAGATCCACACCATGAGTGATCCACACACGACAAATTTAAGTGAAACGCGCTCGACTGATGTGGAGAGCCACGGCAATAAACACACGACGCGCTTTGAG GTCTATGCGCGTGAAAGAGACGAGCACGTGCATCAAATGAGCGCATCTTATTTTGGTTCAACGACCTCTTATCCACGCGAGCCTAGTG TTAAAGACGTGCATGAAGAAGAACCTTCCTCTACAGTGGAGGAGATGGAACCCAAAACTCAACAGGATCAAACCAATGTCAACGAGGAGCGCCTGAAGGAGCCAACTGATG ATGAGGAGGCAATGCGTAATGACACTGGCAGCAGGGGCGCCTCGATTGAGAAAAACATAGAGAACATGGCCAAAG AGGAATTGCAGAAACAGCTTGTGGAACAAGTCGAGCTTAGAAAAAAGTTGGAACGTGAATTCCAGAATCTAAAAG ACAGTTTTCAAGACCAAATGAAAAGGGAGCTTTCCTACAGAGAGGAAATGGTGCAGCAACTGCAGATTGTTCGAG AAGCTCACGACGCACTACACCATTTCTCGTGTAAGATGCTGACTCCCCGTCACTGCACTGGGACCTGCACCTTCAAGTCTCCTCTTCTACCACCTTGA
- the skor1b gene encoding SKI family transcriptional corepressor 1 homolog-B isoform X1, whose amino-acid sequence MLPGGLWRGTFRQDETCRQIVTRFPGMESIPNQLPAGRDSSCSPNSKQDLPSYSGPTLKPNQVSETSLYGIPIVSLVIDGQERLCLAQISNTLLKNYSYNEIHNRRVALGITCVQCTPVQLEILRRAGAMPISSRRCGMITKREAERLCKSFLGAHSPPKLPENFAFDVSHECAWGSRGNFIPARYNSSRAKCIKCSFCNMYFSPNKFIFHSHRTPESKYTQPDAANFNSWRRHLKLSDKNSPDDVAHAWEDVKAMFNGGSRKRTLPIGGSESSSSHSTQRPGGQTQGEPSEVPHKTLRCEDDRGNVTMPSSIRSYPVIPVPSKSFGMLQKIPPPLFPHPYGFPAFGLCQKKDDGVAMGEPNKTNLSGVFWPSAKDSAYPSFPMFWPTTGSLAMPTYHHAQPKPPSDVLCTRHTDLDASEQSDRSTSTPKDSLLDNERCSSTQSTRNEEDKSGDESRSIEGMPTTTRKISYISAFRPVVKDVESIAKLYGSRGPYSGPRSGYMSPDFLSESSSYRSVSPDVDSVDDPDVDVESHKAHEDEECLPLSVDDRRSPHSLAVAPSDGVKGQDQENSQIHTMSDPHTTNLSETRSTDVESHGNKHTTRFEVYARERDEHVHQMSASYFGSTTSYPREPSVKDVHEEEPSSTVEEMEPKTQQDQTNVNEERLKEPTDDEEAMRNDTGSRGASIEKNIENMAKEELQKQLVEQVELRKKLEREFQNLKDSFQDQMKRELSYREEMVQQLQIVRDTLCSELDHERKTRYAIQQKLKEAHDALHHFSCKMLTPRHCTGTCTFKSPLLPP is encoded by the exons ATTTCCAGGAATGGAATCTATCCCAAATCAGCTCCCGGCTGGAAGAGACTCCAGCTGTTCGCCGAACTCCAAACAAGACTTGCCGTCTTACTCTGGCCCAACACTCAAGCCGAACCAAGTCAGTGAGACCTCTTTATACGGAATACCGATTGTTTCACTAGTCATAGACGGTCAAGAAAGACTTTGCCTCGCCCAAATATCCAACACCCTTCTGAAAAACTACAGCTACAACGAAATCCACAACCGGCGCGTGGCCCTGGGCATCACCTGTGTGCAGTGCACTCCGGTCCAGTTGGAGATTCTCAGGCGCGCGGGGGCTATGCCTATTTCCTCGAGACGCTGCGGGATGATTACAAAGCGAGAGGCAGAGAGGCTCTGCAAGTCTTTCCTGGGCGCCCACAGCCCGCCGAAGTTACCGGAAAATTTCGCTTTTGACGTGTCGCACGAATGCGCGTGGGGCAGCCGGGGCAATTTCATCCCTGCCAGATACAACAGCTCGAGAGCGAAGTGCATTAAGTGTTCGTTCTGCAACATGTATTTCTCTCCAAACAAGTTCATATTTCACTCTCATCGCACGCCGGAGTCCAAATACACGCAACCCGACGCAGCAAACTTCAACTCGTGGAGAAGACACTTAAAACTGAGCGATAAAAACTCACCCGATGACGTGGCCCACGCCTGGGAAGATGTCAAAGCCATGTTTAACGGTGGCAGCCGCAAGAGGACGCTGCCAATCGGCGGGTCTGAAAGTTCGTCCTCGCATAGTACGCAACGACCGGGAGGTCAGACCCAGGGGGAACCGTCTGAGGTGCCCCACAAAACTCTCCGATGTGAGGATGACAGGGGCAACGTGACCATGCCGAGCAGCATCCGCAGTTACCCCGTTATCCCGGTGCCCAGTAAGAGTTTTGGGATGTTACAGAAAATTCCACCACCGCTCTTTCCACATCCATACGGTTTCCCGGCTTTTGGATTGTGTCAAAAGAAGGACGACGGTGTGGCGATGGGAGAGCCAAACAAGACAAACCTGTCAGGTGTGTTCTGGCCGAGTGCTAAGGACAGCGCCTATCCCTCCTTTCCGATGTTTTGGCCTACGACGGGCAGCTTGGCCATGCCAACATACCACCATGCCCAACCTAAACCTCCATCTGACGTGTTATGCACCAGACATACTGACCTAGACGCGTCAGAGCAAAGTGACAGAAGCACGAGCACCCCTAAAGATAGTTTACTTGATAACGAACGGTGCTCCAGTACTCAGTCCACCCGGAACGAGGAGGATAAATCTGGGGATGAGAGCAGGTCTATAGAAGGAATGCCAACCACCACCAGAAAAATAAGCTACATATCGGCATTCAGGCCTGTTGTTAAAGatgttgagagcatcgcgaaaCTATACGGCAGTAGGGGTCCGTATTCTGGTCCTCGATCCGGCTACATGTCACCAGATTTCTTGAGTGAAAGTTCTAGTTATAGGTCGGTGTCTCCGGACGTGGACAGCGTGGACGATCCGGATGTGGATGTGGAGTCACATAAGGCGCACGAGGATGAGGAATGTCTGCCGCTGTCTGTGGATGACCGGCGGAGTCCCCACAGTTTGGCCGTAGCGCCGAGTGACGGGGTTAAAGGTCAAGACCAAGAGAATAGCCAGATCCACACCATGAGTGATCCACACACGACAAATTTAAGTGAAACGCGCTCGACTGATGTGGAGAGCCACGGCAATAAACACACGACGCGCTTTGAG GTCTATGCGCGTGAAAGAGACGAGCACGTGCATCAAATGAGCGCATCTTATTTTGGTTCAACGACCTCTTATCCACGCGAGCCTAGTG TTAAAGACGTGCATGAAGAAGAACCTTCCTCTACAGTGGAGGAGATGGAACCCAAAACTCAACAGGATCAAACCAATGTCAACGAGGAGCGCCTGAAGGAGCCAACTGATG ATGAGGAGGCAATGCGTAATGACACTGGCAGCAGGGGCGCCTCGATTGAGAAAAACATAGAGAACATGGCCAAAG AGGAATTGCAGAAACAGCTTGTGGAACAAGTCGAGCTTAGAAAAAAGTTGGAACGTGAATTCCAGAATCTAAAAG ACAGTTTTCAAGACCAAATGAAAAGGGAGCTTTCCTACAGAGAGGAAATGGTGCAGCAACTGCAGATTGTTCGAG ACACTTTGTGCAGCGAGTTGGACCATGAGAGAAAGACACGATATGCTATTCAGCAGAAGTTAAAAG AAGCTCACGACGCACTACACCATTTCTCGTGTAAGATGCTGACTCCCCGTCACTGCACTGGGACCTGCACCTTCAAGTCTCCTCTTCTACCACCTTGA
- the skor1b gene encoding SKI family transcriptional corepressor 1 homolog-B isoform X2: MLPGGLWRGTFRQDETCRQIVTRFPGMESIPNQLPAGRDSSCSPNSKQDLPSYSGPTLKPNQVSETSLYGIPIVSLVIDGQERLCLAQISNTLLKNYSYNEIHNRRVALGITCVQCTPVQLEILRRAGAMPISSRRCGMITKREAERLCKSFLGAHSPPKLPENFAFDVSHECAWGSRGNFIPARYNSSRAKCIKCSFCNMYFSPNKFIFHSHRTPESKYTQPDAANFNSWRRHLKLSDKNSPDDVAHAWEDVKAMFNGGSRKRTLPIGGSESSSSHSTQRPGGQTQGEPSEVPHKTLRCEDDRGNVTMPSSIRSYPVIPVPSKSFGMLQKIPPPLFPHPYGFPAFGLCQKKDDGVAMGEPNKTNLSGVFWPSAKDSAYPSFPMFWPTTGSLAMPTYHHAQPKPPSDVLCTRHTDLDASEQSDRSTSTPKDSLLDNERCSSTQSTRNEEDKSGDESRSIEGMPTTTRKISYISAFRPVVKDVESIAKLYGSRGPYSGPRSGYMSPDFLSESSSYRSVSPDVDSVDDPDVDVESHKAHEDEECLPLSVDDRRSPHSLAVAPSDGVKGQDQENSQIHTMSDPHTTNLSETRSTDVESHGNKHTTRFEVYARERDEHVHQMSASYFGSTTSYPREPSVKDVHEEEPSSTVEEMEPKTQQDQTNVNEERLKEPTDDEEAMRNDTGSRGASIEKNIENMAKEELQKQLVEQVELRKKLEREFQNLKDSFQDQMKRELSYREEMVQQLQIVRDTLCSELDHERKTRYAIQQKLKAHDALHHFSCKMLTPRHCTGTCTFKSPLLPP; encoded by the exons ATTTCCAGGAATGGAATCTATCCCAAATCAGCTCCCGGCTGGAAGAGACTCCAGCTGTTCGCCGAACTCCAAACAAGACTTGCCGTCTTACTCTGGCCCAACACTCAAGCCGAACCAAGTCAGTGAGACCTCTTTATACGGAATACCGATTGTTTCACTAGTCATAGACGGTCAAGAAAGACTTTGCCTCGCCCAAATATCCAACACCCTTCTGAAAAACTACAGCTACAACGAAATCCACAACCGGCGCGTGGCCCTGGGCATCACCTGTGTGCAGTGCACTCCGGTCCAGTTGGAGATTCTCAGGCGCGCGGGGGCTATGCCTATTTCCTCGAGACGCTGCGGGATGATTACAAAGCGAGAGGCAGAGAGGCTCTGCAAGTCTTTCCTGGGCGCCCACAGCCCGCCGAAGTTACCGGAAAATTTCGCTTTTGACGTGTCGCACGAATGCGCGTGGGGCAGCCGGGGCAATTTCATCCCTGCCAGATACAACAGCTCGAGAGCGAAGTGCATTAAGTGTTCGTTCTGCAACATGTATTTCTCTCCAAACAAGTTCATATTTCACTCTCATCGCACGCCGGAGTCCAAATACACGCAACCCGACGCAGCAAACTTCAACTCGTGGAGAAGACACTTAAAACTGAGCGATAAAAACTCACCCGATGACGTGGCCCACGCCTGGGAAGATGTCAAAGCCATGTTTAACGGTGGCAGCCGCAAGAGGACGCTGCCAATCGGCGGGTCTGAAAGTTCGTCCTCGCATAGTACGCAACGACCGGGAGGTCAGACCCAGGGGGAACCGTCTGAGGTGCCCCACAAAACTCTCCGATGTGAGGATGACAGGGGCAACGTGACCATGCCGAGCAGCATCCGCAGTTACCCCGTTATCCCGGTGCCCAGTAAGAGTTTTGGGATGTTACAGAAAATTCCACCACCGCTCTTTCCACATCCATACGGTTTCCCGGCTTTTGGATTGTGTCAAAAGAAGGACGACGGTGTGGCGATGGGAGAGCCAAACAAGACAAACCTGTCAGGTGTGTTCTGGCCGAGTGCTAAGGACAGCGCCTATCCCTCCTTTCCGATGTTTTGGCCTACGACGGGCAGCTTGGCCATGCCAACATACCACCATGCCCAACCTAAACCTCCATCTGACGTGTTATGCACCAGACATACTGACCTAGACGCGTCAGAGCAAAGTGACAGAAGCACGAGCACCCCTAAAGATAGTTTACTTGATAACGAACGGTGCTCCAGTACTCAGTCCACCCGGAACGAGGAGGATAAATCTGGGGATGAGAGCAGGTCTATAGAAGGAATGCCAACCACCACCAGAAAAATAAGCTACATATCGGCATTCAGGCCTGTTGTTAAAGatgttgagagcatcgcgaaaCTATACGGCAGTAGGGGTCCGTATTCTGGTCCTCGATCCGGCTACATGTCACCAGATTTCTTGAGTGAAAGTTCTAGTTATAGGTCGGTGTCTCCGGACGTGGACAGCGTGGACGATCCGGATGTGGATGTGGAGTCACATAAGGCGCACGAGGATGAGGAATGTCTGCCGCTGTCTGTGGATGACCGGCGGAGTCCCCACAGTTTGGCCGTAGCGCCGAGTGACGGGGTTAAAGGTCAAGACCAAGAGAATAGCCAGATCCACACCATGAGTGATCCACACACGACAAATTTAAGTGAAACGCGCTCGACTGATGTGGAGAGCCACGGCAATAAACACACGACGCGCTTTGAG GTCTATGCGCGTGAAAGAGACGAGCACGTGCATCAAATGAGCGCATCTTATTTTGGTTCAACGACCTCTTATCCACGCGAGCCTAGTG TTAAAGACGTGCATGAAGAAGAACCTTCCTCTACAGTGGAGGAGATGGAACCCAAAACTCAACAGGATCAAACCAATGTCAACGAGGAGCGCCTGAAGGAGCCAACTGATG ATGAGGAGGCAATGCGTAATGACACTGGCAGCAGGGGCGCCTCGATTGAGAAAAACATAGAGAACATGGCCAAAG AGGAATTGCAGAAACAGCTTGTGGAACAAGTCGAGCTTAGAAAAAAGTTGGAACGTGAATTCCAGAATCTAAAAG ACAGTTTTCAAGACCAAATGAAAAGGGAGCTTTCCTACAGAGAGGAAATGGTGCAGCAACTGCAGATTGTTCGAG ACACTTTGTGCAGCGAGTTGGACCATGAGAGAAAGACACGATATGCTATTCAGCAGAAGTTAAAAG CTCACGACGCACTACACCATTTCTCGTGTAAGATGCTGACTCCCCGTCACTGCACTGGGACCTGCACCTTCAAGTCTCCTCTTCTACCACCTTGA
- the skor1b gene encoding SKI family transcriptional corepressor 1 homolog-B isoform X3, whose translation MHWGFPGMESIPNQLPAGRDSSCSPNSKQDLPSYSGPTLKPNQVSETSLYGIPIVSLVIDGQERLCLAQISNTLLKNYSYNEIHNRRVALGITCVQCTPVQLEILRRAGAMPISSRRCGMITKREAERLCKSFLGAHSPPKLPENFAFDVSHECAWGSRGNFIPARYNSSRAKCIKCSFCNMYFSPNKFIFHSHRTPESKYTQPDAANFNSWRRHLKLSDKNSPDDVAHAWEDVKAMFNGGSRKRTLPIGGSESSSSHSTQRPGGQTQGEPSEVPHKTLRCEDDRGNVTMPSSIRSYPVIPVPSKSFGMLQKIPPPLFPHPYGFPAFGLCQKKDDGVAMGEPNKTNLSGVFWPSAKDSAYPSFPMFWPTTGSLAMPTYHHAQPKPPSDVLCTRHTDLDASEQSDRSTSTPKDSLLDNERCSSTQSTRNEEDKSGDESRSIEGMPTTTRKISYISAFRPVVKDVESIAKLYGSRGPYSGPRSGYMSPDFLSESSSYRSVSPDVDSVDDPDVDVESHKAHEDEECLPLSVDDRRSPHSLAVAPSDGVKGQDQENSQIHTMSDPHTTNLSETRSTDVESHGNKHTTRFEVYARERDEHVHQMSASYFGSTTSYPREPSVKDVHEEEPSSTVEEMEPKTQQDQTNVNEERLKEPTDDEEAMRNDTGSRGASIEKNIENMAKEELQKQLVEQVELRKKLEREFQNLKDSFQDQMKRELSYREEMVQQLQIVRDTLCSELDHERKTRYAIQQKLKEAHDALHHFSCKMLTPRHCTGTCTFKSPLLPP comes from the exons ATTTCCAGGAATGGAATCTATCCCAAATCAGCTCCCGGCTGGAAGAGACTCCAGCTGTTCGCCGAACTCCAAACAAGACTTGCCGTCTTACTCTGGCCCAACACTCAAGCCGAACCAAGTCAGTGAGACCTCTTTATACGGAATACCGATTGTTTCACTAGTCATAGACGGTCAAGAAAGACTTTGCCTCGCCCAAATATCCAACACCCTTCTGAAAAACTACAGCTACAACGAAATCCACAACCGGCGCGTGGCCCTGGGCATCACCTGTGTGCAGTGCACTCCGGTCCAGTTGGAGATTCTCAGGCGCGCGGGGGCTATGCCTATTTCCTCGAGACGCTGCGGGATGATTACAAAGCGAGAGGCAGAGAGGCTCTGCAAGTCTTTCCTGGGCGCCCACAGCCCGCCGAAGTTACCGGAAAATTTCGCTTTTGACGTGTCGCACGAATGCGCGTGGGGCAGCCGGGGCAATTTCATCCCTGCCAGATACAACAGCTCGAGAGCGAAGTGCATTAAGTGTTCGTTCTGCAACATGTATTTCTCTCCAAACAAGTTCATATTTCACTCTCATCGCACGCCGGAGTCCAAATACACGCAACCCGACGCAGCAAACTTCAACTCGTGGAGAAGACACTTAAAACTGAGCGATAAAAACTCACCCGATGACGTGGCCCACGCCTGGGAAGATGTCAAAGCCATGTTTAACGGTGGCAGCCGCAAGAGGACGCTGCCAATCGGCGGGTCTGAAAGTTCGTCCTCGCATAGTACGCAACGACCGGGAGGTCAGACCCAGGGGGAACCGTCTGAGGTGCCCCACAAAACTCTCCGATGTGAGGATGACAGGGGCAACGTGACCATGCCGAGCAGCATCCGCAGTTACCCCGTTATCCCGGTGCCCAGTAAGAGTTTTGGGATGTTACAGAAAATTCCACCACCGCTCTTTCCACATCCATACGGTTTCCCGGCTTTTGGATTGTGTCAAAAGAAGGACGACGGTGTGGCGATGGGAGAGCCAAACAAGACAAACCTGTCAGGTGTGTTCTGGCCGAGTGCTAAGGACAGCGCCTATCCCTCCTTTCCGATGTTTTGGCCTACGACGGGCAGCTTGGCCATGCCAACATACCACCATGCCCAACCTAAACCTCCATCTGACGTGTTATGCACCAGACATACTGACCTAGACGCGTCAGAGCAAAGTGACAGAAGCACGAGCACCCCTAAAGATAGTTTACTTGATAACGAACGGTGCTCCAGTACTCAGTCCACCCGGAACGAGGAGGATAAATCTGGGGATGAGAGCAGGTCTATAGAAGGAATGCCAACCACCACCAGAAAAATAAGCTACATATCGGCATTCAGGCCTGTTGTTAAAGatgttgagagcatcgcgaaaCTATACGGCAGTAGGGGTCCGTATTCTGGTCCTCGATCCGGCTACATGTCACCAGATTTCTTGAGTGAAAGTTCTAGTTATAGGTCGGTGTCTCCGGACGTGGACAGCGTGGACGATCCGGATGTGGATGTGGAGTCACATAAGGCGCACGAGGATGAGGAATGTCTGCCGCTGTCTGTGGATGACCGGCGGAGTCCCCACAGTTTGGCCGTAGCGCCGAGTGACGGGGTTAAAGGTCAAGACCAAGAGAATAGCCAGATCCACACCATGAGTGATCCACACACGACAAATTTAAGTGAAACGCGCTCGACTGATGTGGAGAGCCACGGCAATAAACACACGACGCGCTTTGAG GTCTATGCGCGTGAAAGAGACGAGCACGTGCATCAAATGAGCGCATCTTATTTTGGTTCAACGACCTCTTATCCACGCGAGCCTAGTG TTAAAGACGTGCATGAAGAAGAACCTTCCTCTACAGTGGAGGAGATGGAACCCAAAACTCAACAGGATCAAACCAATGTCAACGAGGAGCGCCTGAAGGAGCCAACTGATG ATGAGGAGGCAATGCGTAATGACACTGGCAGCAGGGGCGCCTCGATTGAGAAAAACATAGAGAACATGGCCAAAG AGGAATTGCAGAAACAGCTTGTGGAACAAGTCGAGCTTAGAAAAAAGTTGGAACGTGAATTCCAGAATCTAAAAG ACAGTTTTCAAGACCAAATGAAAAGGGAGCTTTCCTACAGAGAGGAAATGGTGCAGCAACTGCAGATTGTTCGAG ACACTTTGTGCAGCGAGTTGGACCATGAGAGAAAGACACGATATGCTATTCAGCAGAAGTTAAAAG AAGCTCACGACGCACTACACCATTTCTCGTGTAAGATGCTGACTCCCCGTCACTGCACTGGGACCTGCACCTTCAAGTCTCCTCTTCTACCACCTTGA